The sequence AGACACAAGCTTAAAGATATGATTTCTTACAAAGTTTACAACCAAAAAGGTGAAACAGTTTCTGACATTGAATTGTCAGATAAGGTTTTTGGTCAGAAAAAAAACGAAGCTTTAGTTCATCAAGCTGTTGTAGCTCAGATGTCTAACGAAAGAAAAGTTTTGGCTCATACTAAAGATCGTTCTGAGGTACGTGGTGGTGGTAAAAAGCCATGGCGTCAAAAGGGAACTGGTCGCGCTCGTGCTGGTTCAAGCCGCAGTCCTATTTGGATTGGTGGTGGTGTAACCTTTGGTCCAACTAAGAATAGAAATTTCTCCAAGGATTTGAATGTTAAAATGAAACAGAAAGCTATGTGCGTTGTTCTGTCAGACAAGGTTGCTTGCAATAATTTGGCTGTACTTGATAACCTAGCTATTACTGAATACAAAACAAAAGATTTTAAAAAGATTGTTGATGTTATTGATTCCAAGATTTTACCAAATGAAGGTAAAAAGGGTAGCCTCTTAATGATTGACGCTAAGCCTGAGGCTGTTACAAAATCAAGTGCTCGTAATTTAACTAACGTTAAATTGATTACTGTTGAAAACGTTAACTTACTTGATATTATTAAATATAAGAATATTGTTGTAACGCAAGAAGCTCTTAAAGTTTTAGAAGAGCGTTATAAATAAATTGTATGGCATTGTTTACAAAAGACAAACCAAATAAAACCAAGACTGTTGCTATGGATGCTAAACCAGCAACCATGAAGGATATGTATGCTGATAAGGCAGAGAAGACTTCCGTAAAAGCAACTGGCACTGACAAGAAGGTTTCTTTGTCACATGCTTACCGTATTCTATTACGTCCGATTATTTCTGAAAAAGCTAGCCGCCAACAGACTTCCTTTAATCATTATTTTTTCGAAGTAGCTATCAAGGCCAATAAGATTGAAATTGCAAAAGCTGTTAAAGCTGCTTATGGTATTACTCCTTTGGAAGTTAATGTTATTCGTATGGAAGGAAAAGCCAGTCGTCGCGGTCGTACGCTTGGTAAGAGAAAAGATTGGAAAAAAGCTATTGTTACTTTACCAAAAGGTAAGACAATTGCTTTATATGAAGGTGTTTAATTTAAATCTGTATGGGAATTAGAAAAGCCAAACCAACAACTAACGGTCTAAGAGGCGCAAGCTTCCAAGATTTTTCAGATATCACTTCAAAGACACCTGAAAAGTCTCTCTTAGTCATCAGAAAGCAACATGCCGGCCGTAACTCAGCTGGTAAGATTACTATGCGTCACCAAGGTGGCGGTGCTAAGCGTTACGTTCGTTTGGTAGATTTTAAGCGCGATAAGTTTGATATTCCAGGGACAGTTAAAACTATTGAATACGATCCAAGCCGTGGTCCAAGAATCGCTTTAGTCTTTTATAAGGATGGTGAAAAGCGTTATATCATTGCTCCAGTTGGTTTGACTGTTGGTATGACAATTTTAAGTTCAAAGAAATCAATTGAACCAAGTGTTGGTAATGCTATGCCTTTGGAATTTATTCCAGCTGGTTTGCCAGTTCACAACGTTGAATTAGAACCAGGCGAAGGTGGTCGTTTAGCTCGCGGCGCCGGTAACGCTTTGTTTGTAATGTCAGTTGAAAAGAAGTATGCTCAAGTTAAATTACCATCAGGTGAAATTCGTTTAATTAAAAAAGATTGTCTTTCCACTATCGGTCAGGTTGGTAACATTGACAAGCGTCATGTTAGCATTGGTAAAGCTGGTCGTAGTCGACATATGGGTATTCGTCCAACTGTCCGCGGTACAGCTATGAACCCAAATGATCACCCGCACGGTGGTGGTGAAGGTAATCAGCCAATCGGTTTGAAGCATCCAAAAACCAAATGGGGTAAGAACGCCTATGGGGTTAAGACTCGTTTGCAGAAGAAGCGTTCAAACAAAATGATTATCCAACGCCGTAATGGCAAGAAACTTTAAAGTAAGCTTATGTCACGAAGTCTTAAAAAAGGTCCATACATTAACGAACGTCTTCTTAAGAAGATTCTTAATGCTAAGCCTGGCGACAAAACAATTATCAAGCTCTGGGATCGCGCCTGTACTATTACTCCAGAAATGGTTGGTTTTACTATTGGTGTTCACAATGGTCGCGTTCACACACCAGTGCTAGTTAATGAAAACATGGTTGGTCATAAGTTTGGTGAATTTTCTCCTACCAGAAAGTTTGTTAATCACGGTGGTAAGATGGCTAAAGACCAAGCTAAAGCTAAAAAATAATTGATATGGAAGTAAAAGCAAAAGCAAAATATATCAGAATGTCTCCACGTAAGGTTCGCCTTTTAACTAATTTAGTTAAGGGTAAGCCTGTCGCGGCTGCCTTAGACCAGCTACAATTTGCTGGTAAGATTGCTGCTATGCCAGTGAAGAAAGTTATTGACTCAGCGATTGCTAATGCTAAGCATAATTTTGATATTGAAATGAGCAATTTGTTTGTTAAAGAAATCAGAGTTGATCAAGGTACAACTTTAAAGCGTTGGTTGCCTCGTGCTCATGGCCGCGCTACTCCTATTATGAAAAGAATGAGTCACATCAATGTTACTTTGGGAGAAATTAAGGATAGTGGTATTCGTGAAGGTAAAAAGCAAGATGTCGATTCTCCTGTTAAAGTTGGTTCAGCTCCGGTTAAGAAAGAAGGCATTAAGGTTGAAGAAAATCCTATTACAAAGCCCGTTGATTCTGCTAATGAAAAAGATAAGGAAATCATTGATCCACGTCGCGAAGGTCGCGGTGGTCATGGTAGAGTTGAGGGTGCTAAGAAAGGCTTTACCTCTAAGATCTTTAATCGTAAAGCTGGCTAAAAGCCAGTCCTCGCGCAGGCGGGGACCCAATCAATAAATAATTCTATGGGACAGAAAGTAAATCCAAAAGCAATGCGCGTAGGCATCACCCGCCAGTGGCCATCAAAATGGTTCGCTCGTGGTGATAACTACATTCAACAAGTCAAACAAGACTTAAGTGTTAGTCGTTATCTTATCAAGCAATTTAGAGAAGCCGGGACTGATAAAGTTGAAATTGAACGTCCATCAGGTAAAAAAATTGTCGTTAATCTTTTCACCGCCAAGCCAGGTTTGATTATTGGTCGTGGTGGCGTGGGG is a genomic window of Candidatus Falkowbacteria bacterium containing:
- the rplD gene encoding 50S ribosomal protein L4 — encoded protein: MISYKVYNQKGETVSDIELSDKVFGQKKNEALVHQAVVAQMSNERKVLAHTKDRSEVRGGGKKPWRQKGTGRARAGSSRSPIWIGGGVTFGPTKNRNFSKDLNVKMKQKAMCVVLSDKVACNNLAVLDNLAITEYKTKDFKKIVDVIDSKILPNEGKKGSLLMIDAKPEAVTKSSARNLTNVKLITVENVNLLDIIKYKNIVVTQEALKVLEERYK
- the rplW gene encoding 50S ribosomal protein L23; this encodes MALFTKDKPNKTKTVAMDAKPATMKDMYADKAEKTSVKATGTDKKVSLSHAYRILLRPIISEKASRQQTSFNHYFFEVAIKANKIEIAKAVKAAYGITPLEVNVIRMEGKASRRGRTLGKRKDWKKAIVTLPKGKTIALYEGV
- the rplB gene encoding 50S ribosomal protein L2 encodes the protein MGIRKAKPTTNGLRGASFQDFSDITSKTPEKSLLVIRKQHAGRNSAGKITMRHQGGGAKRYVRLVDFKRDKFDIPGTVKTIEYDPSRGPRIALVFYKDGEKRYIIAPVGLTVGMTILSSKKSIEPSVGNAMPLEFIPAGLPVHNVELEPGEGGRLARGAGNALFVMSVEKKYAQVKLPSGEIRLIKKDCLSTIGQVGNIDKRHVSIGKAGRSRHMGIRPTVRGTAMNPNDHPHGGGEGNQPIGLKHPKTKWGKNAYGVKTRLQKKRSNKMIIQRRNGKKL
- the rpsS gene encoding 30S ribosomal protein S19, which produces MSRSLKKGPYINERLLKKILNAKPGDKTIIKLWDRACTITPEMVGFTIGVHNGRVHTPVLVNENMVGHKFGEFSPTRKFVNHGGKMAKDQAKAKK